From one Lycorma delicatula isolate Av1 chromosome 2, ASM4794821v1, whole genome shotgun sequence genomic stretch:
- the LOC142319918 gene encoding uncharacterized protein LOC142319918: protein MEKNREYVIEEISYGALPTAAENDENVSNEENKQNEILVCRIPSRIYGNSNTKSKIIKDGFGIYKNSQDDRNDGKVINRFTIVNSNDISVQITAYGATITSIKMPDKDGNFDDVVLGYENFEGYSSSRNPYFGATVGRITGIIPKYVFNIENDNYYVSNNFLNGHHANGGFIGFDKVLWNSYIRDDKLFLSYMSKDLEEGFPGDVLVNRSYELTSKNELIIKTIARCTKPTPVDISTHVDWNLSSHLGGPTELYNHYLMVNADRYAQVNSEQLATGKLKKVNETVLDFRIPRHLSKIIHKVPGGGYNHFMRLTRGSSNDVIFAAKLAHPNSGRYLEVLTDQPGVLVYTQNNLHAHPNLVLGHPITCWCHDPVSILQQQQEYIAALEESKKSEIPEESDFQPKSFQSQRSDNQPKSFQSQRSDNQPKSFQSQRSDNQPKSFQSQRSDNQPKSFQSQRSDNQPKSFQSQKAESDNQSQRSDHEKSFQSQISGNREKSFQSQTFDQPEEYGPIIGKGGAKYVRHGGIRIVPQNYPEPVARKKDYVNYILYPGNEYQNTTIYKFGVIIKKKPNLSEVVY from the coding sequence aTGGAGAAAAATCGTGAATATGTTATAGAAGAAATTTCATATGGTGCATTACCAACTGCAGCTGAGAATGATGAAAATGTTAGTAATGAAGAGAAtaagcaaaatgaaattttggttTGTCGCATTCCATCTCGTATATATGGTAATTCTAAtacaaagagtaaaataataaaagatggtTTCGGTATTTATAAAAACAGTCAGGATGATCGGAATGATGGTAAGGTTATTAATCGTTTTACGATTGTCAACAGCAATGACATAAGTGTTCAGATTACGGCATACGGGGCTACTATTACATCTATTAAAATGCCAGATAAAGATGGTAACTTTGATGATGTGGTGTTAGGTTATGAGAACTTTGAAGGCTACAGCAGCTCTAGAAATCCATATTTTGGTGCAACAGTCGGCAGAATTACTGGTATAATTCCAAAATACGTTTTTAACATAGAAAATGATAATTACTATGTATCAAATAACTTTTTGAACGGTCATCATGCTAACGGAGGCTTCATTGGATTTGATAAAGTGCTATGGAACTCTTACATCAGAGATGATAAATTATTTCTCAGCTATATGAGCAAGGATTTAGAGGAGGGATTTCCAGGAGATGTTCTCGTTAATCGCTCGTATGAATTGACATCAAAAAAtgagttaataattaaaactatagcCAGATGTACAAAACCGACCCCGGTTGACATTAGTACACATGTAGATTGGAATTTGTCTTCGCATTTGGGAGGACCGACTGAATTATATAATCACTATTTAATGGTAAATGCAGATAGATACGCTCAAGTTAATTCGGAACAGCTGGCGACAGGAAAgctgaaaaaagtaaatgaaactgTTCTTGATTTCAGAATTCCTCGACATCtgagtaaaataattcataaagtgCCTGGAGGAGGTTACAATCACTTCATGAGACTGACTCGTGGATCAAGTAATGATGTGATTTTTGCTGCAAAACTAGCGCATCCAAATTCTGGGAGATATTTAGAGGTGTTAACTGACCAACCAGGAGTTTTAGTATACACGCAAAACAACTTACATGCTCATCCAAATCTTGTACTGGGTCATCCAATAACCTGCTGGTGTCACGATCCAGTCTCTATTTTACAGCAGCAACAAGAGTATATCGCTGCTCTTGAAGAGAGTAAAAAATCCGAAATCCCGGAGGAATCTGATTTTCAGCCGAAATCCTTTCAGTCACAAAGATCTGACAATCAGCCGAAATCCTTTCAGTCACAAAGATCTGACAATCAGCCGAAATCCTTTCAGTCACAAAGATCTGACAATCAGCCAAAATCCTTTCAGTCACAAAGATCTGACAATCAGCCAAAATCCTTTCAGTCACAAAGATCTGACAATCAGCCGAAATCCTTTCAGTCGCAAAAAGCTGAATCTGACAATCAATCACAAAGATCTGATCACGAAAAATCTTTTCAATCACAAATATCTGGTAATCGGGAAAAATCTTTTCAATCACAAACATTTGACCAACCAGAAGAGTATGGGCCAATAATTGGGAAAGGAGGTGCAAAATATGTACGGCATGGTGGTATTCGAATAGTTCCACAAAATTATCCTGAACCTGTTGCCAGAAAAAAAGATTAcgttaattatattctttatccTGGAAATGAATATCAAAATACTACTATCTATAAATTTggagtaataattaaaaagaaaccaaaTCTTTCGgaagttgtttattaa